In Streptomyces sclerotialus, the DNA window TCGGCATCAAGTGGGTCAATCGGAGAGCCGAGGCGGAGTGAGCGGAGCGAACGTCGCCGGTCCGATCCGTGTGGTGGTGGCCAAGCCGGGGCTCGACGGCCACGACCGCGGTGCCAAGGTCATCGCGCGGGCACTGCGTGACGCCGGTATGGAGGTCATCTACACCGGGCTCCACCAGACGCCGGAGCAGATCGTCGACACCGCGATCCAGGAGGACGCCGACGCGATCGGCCTCTCGATCCTCTCGGGGGCGCACAACACCCTCTTCGCGAAGGTGATCGAACTGCTCAAGGAGCGCGACGCGGAGGACATCAAGGTCTTCGGCGGCGGGATCATCCCGGAGGCCGACATCCCCCCGCTCAAGGAGCAGGGCGTCGCGGAGATCTTCACCCCCGGCGCGACGACGGCCTCCATCGTCGAATGGGTGACCGCCAACGTCCGCCAGCTGACGGCCTGACCGGGCGCCGCGGGGAACTGCGGCGACGGGTACCGGGCCGGGCGCGGACCTGTGCGTCGGTCCGGGCGCGGACC includes these proteins:
- a CDS encoding cobalamin B12-binding domain-containing protein codes for the protein MGVARHQVGQSESRGGVSGANVAGPIRVVVAKPGLDGHDRGAKVIARALRDAGMEVIYTGLHQTPEQIVDTAIQEDADAIGLSILSGAHNTLFAKVIELLKERDAEDIKVFGGGIIPEADIPPLKEQGVAEIFTPGATTASIVEWVTANVRQLTA